In Lepisosteus oculatus isolate fLepOcu1 chromosome 28, fLepOcu1.hap2, whole genome shotgun sequence, the following proteins share a genomic window:
- the lrrc3ca gene encoding leucine-rich repeat-containing protein 3B, giving the protein MPLLVDWLLRYSVVMCLLLHSLVLLTFCFHHAATSCARGCYCSERPGGAKTVRCSSLGLTEIPRDIPNDTQQLYLDYNHITTVPAHAFRELPLLGELDLSHNELAKLEPGAFRGLAGSLEFLDLSSNKLMTLSSEAFESLRARTNFSNNRWHCDCTLWTQLHKLKLQPLSLAGIICQTALPEEYKGSPFLLVKDKDFCIALKKTTDVAMLVTMFAWFTMVISYLVYYVRQNQEDARRHLEYLKSLPSKQRKSEESSTISTVV; this is encoded by the coding sequence ATGCCGCTGCTGGTGGACTGGCTGCTGCGCTACTCTGTGGTGATGTGTCTGTTGCTGCACAGCCTGGTGCTGCTGACGTTCTGCTTCCACCACGCGGCCACCAGCTGCGCCAGGGGCTGCTACTGCTCCGAGCGGCCGGGGGGCGCGAAGACGGTGCGCTGCAGCAGCCTGGGGCTCACCGAGATCCCCCGGGACATCCCTAACGACACCCAGCAGCTCTACCTGGACTACAACCACATCACCACCGTGCCCGCCCACGCCTTCCGCGAGCTGCCCCTGCTCGGCGAGCTGGACCTGTCCCACAACGAGCTCGCCAAACTGGAGCCGGGGGCCTTCCGGGGCCTGGCTGGCTCGCTGGAGTTCCTGGACCTCTCCTCCAACAAGCTCATGACCCTCAGCTCGGAGGCCTTCGAGAGCCTCCGGGCCCGGACCAACTTCTCCAACAACCGCTGGCACTGCGACTGTACCCTGTGGACCCAGCTGCACAAACTGAAGCTCCAGCCACTGTCGTTGGCAGGAATCATCTGTCAGACTGCCCTGCCCGAGGAGTACAAGGGCAGCCCTTTCCTGCTGGTCAAGGATAAGGACTTCTGCATTGCCTTGAAGAAGACTACCGACGTGGCCATGTTGGTCACCATGTTTGCCTGGTTCACCATGGTCATCTCCTACCTGGTGTACTACGTCAGGCAGAACCAGGAGGATGCACGACGCCACCTGGAGTACCTCAAGTCCTTGCCCAGCAAGCAGAGGAAGTCTGAGGAGTCTTCCACGATCAGCACGGTGGTGTAG